In a single window of the Pseudorca crassidens isolate mPseCra1 chromosome 9, mPseCra1.hap1, whole genome shotgun sequence genome:
- the VEGFB gene encoding vascular endothelial growth factor B isoform X2, with the protein MSPLLRRLLLAALLQLAPAQGPVSQPDAPGHQKKVVSWIDVYARATCQPREVVVPLTMELMGTVAKQLVPSCVTVQRCGGCCPDDGLECVPTGQHQVRMQILMIRYPSSQLGEMSLEEHSQCECRPKKRESAVKLDSPRPLCPRCPQRRQRPDPRTCRCRCRRRSFLRCQGRGLELNPDTCSGAMGWRPVDQASWGFPGVLGENEVHRRCRKLRR; encoded by the exons ATGAGCCCCCTGCTCCGCCGCCTGCTGCTCGCCGCGCTCCTGCAGCTGGCCCCCGCCCAG GGCCCGGTCTCCCAGCCTGATGCCCCTGGTCATCAGAAGAAAG TGGTGTCATGGATAGACGTGTATGCTCGTGCCACCTGCCAGCCGCGGGAGGTTGTGGTGCCCCTGACCatggagctcatgggcactgtggCCAAGCAACTGGTGCCCAGCTGCGTGACGGTGCAGCGCTGTGGCGGCTGCTGCCCTGACGACGGCCTGGAGTGTGTGCCCACTGGGCAGCACCAAGTCCGAATGCAG ATCCTCATGATCCGCTACCCAAGCAGTCAGCTGGGGGAGATGTCCCTGGAAGAACACAGCCAGTGTGAATGCAG ACCAAAAAAACGAGAGAGTGCTGTGAAGCTGGACAG ccccaggcccctcTGCCCACGCTGCCCCCAGCGCCGCCAGCGCCCTGACCCCCGGAcctgccgctgccgctgccgaCGCCGCAGCTTCCTCCGTTGTCAAGGGCGGGGCTTAGAGCTCAACCCAGACACCTGCAG CGGGGCCATGGGGTGGCGTCCTGTGGACCAGGCCAGCTGGGGCTTCCCAGGAGTGTTAGGGGAGAATGAGGTTCACAGAAG gTGCCGGAAGCTGCGAAGGTGA
- the VEGFB gene encoding vascular endothelial growth factor B isoform X3 gives MSPLLRRLLLAALLQLAPAQVSSLLQGPVSQPDAPGHQKKVVSWIDVYARATCQPREVVVPLTMELMGTVAKQLVPSCVTVQRCGGCCPDDGLECVPTGQHQVRMQILMIRYPSSQLGEMSLEEHSQCECRPKKRESAVKLDRASTPHHRPQPRSVPGWDPAPGAPSPADITHPTPAPGPSAHAAPSAASALTPGPAAAAADAAASSVVKGGA, from the exons ATGAGCCCCCTGCTCCGCCGCCTGCTGCTCGCCGCGCTCCTGCAGCTGGCCCCCGCCCAG GTTTCTTCTCTCCTGCAGGGCCCGGTCTCCCAGCCTGATGCCCCTGGTCATCAGAAGAAAG TGGTGTCATGGATAGACGTGTATGCTCGTGCCACCTGCCAGCCGCGGGAGGTTGTGGTGCCCCTGACCatggagctcatgggcactgtggCCAAGCAACTGGTGCCCAGCTGCGTGACGGTGCAGCGCTGTGGCGGCTGCTGCCCTGACGACGGCCTGGAGTGTGTGCCCACTGGGCAGCACCAAGTCCGAATGCAG ATCCTCATGATCCGCTACCCAAGCAGTCAGCTGGGGGAGATGTCCCTGGAAGAACACAGCCAGTGTGAATGCAG ACCAAAAAAACGAGAGAGTGCTGTGAAGCTGGACAG GGCTTCCACTCCCCACCACCGTCCCCAGCCCCGCTCTGTTCCGGGCTGGGACCCTGCCCCCGGAGCACCCTCCCCAGCTGACATCACCCATCCCActccagccccaggcccctcTGCCCACGCTGCCCCCAGCGCCGCCAGCGCCCTGACCCCCGGAcctgccgctgccgctgccgaCGCCGCAGCTTCCTCCGTTGTCAAGGGCGGGGCTTAG
- the VEGFB gene encoding vascular endothelial growth factor B isoform X7 produces the protein MELMGTVAKQLVPSCVTVQRCGGCCPDDGLECVPTGQHQVRMQILMIRYPSSQLGEMSLEEHSQCECRPKKRESAVKLDSPRPLCPRCPQRRQRPDPRTCRCRCRRRSFLRCQGRGLELNPDTCSGAMGWRPVDQASWGFPGVLGENEVHRRCRKLRR, from the exons atggagctcatgggcactgtggCCAAGCAACTGGTGCCCAGCTGCGTGACGGTGCAGCGCTGTGGCGGCTGCTGCCCTGACGACGGCCTGGAGTGTGTGCCCACTGGGCAGCACCAAGTCCGAATGCAG ATCCTCATGATCCGCTACCCAAGCAGTCAGCTGGGGGAGATGTCCCTGGAAGAACACAGCCAGTGTGAATGCAG ACCAAAAAAACGAGAGAGTGCTGTGAAGCTGGACAG ccccaggcccctcTGCCCACGCTGCCCCCAGCGCCGCCAGCGCCCTGACCCCCGGAcctgccgctgccgctgccgaCGCCGCAGCTTCCTCCGTTGTCAAGGGCGGGGCTTAGAGCTCAACCCAGACACCTGCAG CGGGGCCATGGGGTGGCGTCCTGTGGACCAGGCCAGCTGGGGCTTCCCAGGAGTGTTAGGGGAGAATGAGGTTCACAGAAG gTGCCGGAAGCTGCGAAGGTGA
- the VEGFB gene encoding vascular endothelial growth factor B isoform X6, protein MSPLLRRLLLAALLQLAPAQGPVSQPDAPGHQKKVVSWIDVYARATCQPREVVVPLTMELMGTVAKQLVPSCVTVQRCGGCCPDDGLECVPTGQHQVRMQILMIRYPSSQLGEMSLEEHSQCECRPKKRESAVKLDSPRPLCPRCPQRRQRPDPRTCRCRCRRRSFLRCQGRGLELNPDTCRCRKLRR, encoded by the exons ATGAGCCCCCTGCTCCGCCGCCTGCTGCTCGCCGCGCTCCTGCAGCTGGCCCCCGCCCAG GGCCCGGTCTCCCAGCCTGATGCCCCTGGTCATCAGAAGAAAG TGGTGTCATGGATAGACGTGTATGCTCGTGCCACCTGCCAGCCGCGGGAGGTTGTGGTGCCCCTGACCatggagctcatgggcactgtggCCAAGCAACTGGTGCCCAGCTGCGTGACGGTGCAGCGCTGTGGCGGCTGCTGCCCTGACGACGGCCTGGAGTGTGTGCCCACTGGGCAGCACCAAGTCCGAATGCAG ATCCTCATGATCCGCTACCCAAGCAGTCAGCTGGGGGAGATGTCCCTGGAAGAACACAGCCAGTGTGAATGCAG ACCAAAAAAACGAGAGAGTGCTGTGAAGCTGGACAG ccccaggcccctcTGCCCACGCTGCCCCCAGCGCCGCCAGCGCCCTGACCCCCGGAcctgccgctgccgctgccgaCGCCGCAGCTTCCTCCGTTGTCAAGGGCGGGGCTTAGAGCTCAACCCAGACACCTGCAG gTGCCGGAAGCTGCGAAGGTGA
- the VEGFB gene encoding vascular endothelial growth factor B isoform X4, whose amino-acid sequence MSPLLRRLLLAALLQLAPAQGPVSQPDAPGHQKKVVSWIDVYARATCQPREVVVPLTMELMGTVAKQLVPSCVTVQRCGGCCPDDGLECVPTGQHQVRMQILMIRYPSSQLGEMSLEEHSQCECRPKKRESAVKLDRASTPHHRPQPRSVPGWDPAPGAPSPADITHPTPAPGPSAHAAPSAASALTPGPAAAAADAAASSVVKGGA is encoded by the exons ATGAGCCCCCTGCTCCGCCGCCTGCTGCTCGCCGCGCTCCTGCAGCTGGCCCCCGCCCAG GGCCCGGTCTCCCAGCCTGATGCCCCTGGTCATCAGAAGAAAG TGGTGTCATGGATAGACGTGTATGCTCGTGCCACCTGCCAGCCGCGGGAGGTTGTGGTGCCCCTGACCatggagctcatgggcactgtggCCAAGCAACTGGTGCCCAGCTGCGTGACGGTGCAGCGCTGTGGCGGCTGCTGCCCTGACGACGGCCTGGAGTGTGTGCCCACTGGGCAGCACCAAGTCCGAATGCAG ATCCTCATGATCCGCTACCCAAGCAGTCAGCTGGGGGAGATGTCCCTGGAAGAACACAGCCAGTGTGAATGCAG ACCAAAAAAACGAGAGAGTGCTGTGAAGCTGGACAG GGCTTCCACTCCCCACCACCGTCCCCAGCCCCGCTCTGTTCCGGGCTGGGACCCTGCCCCCGGAGCACCCTCCCCAGCTGACATCACCCATCCCActccagccccaggcccctcTGCCCACGCTGCCCCCAGCGCCGCCAGCGCCCTGACCCCCGGAcctgccgctgccgctgccgaCGCCGCAGCTTCCTCCGTTGTCAAGGGCGGGGCTTAG
- the VEGFB gene encoding vascular endothelial growth factor B isoform X5 gives MSPLLRRLLLAALLQLAPAQVSSLLQGPVSQPDAPGHQKKVVSWIDVYARATCQPREVVVPLTMELMGTVAKQLVPSCVTVQRCGGCCPDDGLECVPTGQHQVRMQILMIRYPSSQLGEMSLEEHSQCECRPKKRESAVKLDSPRPLCPRCPQRRQRPDPRTCRCRCRRRSFLRCQGRGLELNPDTCRCRKLRR, from the exons ATGAGCCCCCTGCTCCGCCGCCTGCTGCTCGCCGCGCTCCTGCAGCTGGCCCCCGCCCAG GTTTCTTCTCTCCTGCAGGGCCCGGTCTCCCAGCCTGATGCCCCTGGTCATCAGAAGAAAG TGGTGTCATGGATAGACGTGTATGCTCGTGCCACCTGCCAGCCGCGGGAGGTTGTGGTGCCCCTGACCatggagctcatgggcactgtggCCAAGCAACTGGTGCCCAGCTGCGTGACGGTGCAGCGCTGTGGCGGCTGCTGCCCTGACGACGGCCTGGAGTGTGTGCCCACTGGGCAGCACCAAGTCCGAATGCAG ATCCTCATGATCCGCTACCCAAGCAGTCAGCTGGGGGAGATGTCCCTGGAAGAACACAGCCAGTGTGAATGCAG ACCAAAAAAACGAGAGAGTGCTGTGAAGCTGGACAG ccccaggcccctcTGCCCACGCTGCCCCCAGCGCCGCCAGCGCCCTGACCCCCGGAcctgccgctgccgctgccgaCGCCGCAGCTTCCTCCGTTGTCAAGGGCGGGGCTTAGAGCTCAACCCAGACACCTGCAG gTGCCGGAAGCTGCGAAGGTGA
- the VEGFB gene encoding vascular endothelial growth factor B isoform X1, producing the protein MSPLLRRLLLAALLQLAPAQVSSLLQGPVSQPDAPGHQKKVVSWIDVYARATCQPREVVVPLTMELMGTVAKQLVPSCVTVQRCGGCCPDDGLECVPTGQHQVRMQILMIRYPSSQLGEMSLEEHSQCECRPKKRESAVKLDSPRPLCPRCPQRRQRPDPRTCRCRCRRRSFLRCQGRGLELNPDTCSGAMGWRPVDQASWGFPGVLGENEVHRRCRKLRR; encoded by the exons ATGAGCCCCCTGCTCCGCCGCCTGCTGCTCGCCGCGCTCCTGCAGCTGGCCCCCGCCCAG GTTTCTTCTCTCCTGCAGGGCCCGGTCTCCCAGCCTGATGCCCCTGGTCATCAGAAGAAAG TGGTGTCATGGATAGACGTGTATGCTCGTGCCACCTGCCAGCCGCGGGAGGTTGTGGTGCCCCTGACCatggagctcatgggcactgtggCCAAGCAACTGGTGCCCAGCTGCGTGACGGTGCAGCGCTGTGGCGGCTGCTGCCCTGACGACGGCCTGGAGTGTGTGCCCACTGGGCAGCACCAAGTCCGAATGCAG ATCCTCATGATCCGCTACCCAAGCAGTCAGCTGGGGGAGATGTCCCTGGAAGAACACAGCCAGTGTGAATGCAG ACCAAAAAAACGAGAGAGTGCTGTGAAGCTGGACAG ccccaggcccctcTGCCCACGCTGCCCCCAGCGCCGCCAGCGCCCTGACCCCCGGAcctgccgctgccgctgccgaCGCCGCAGCTTCCTCCGTTGTCAAGGGCGGGGCTTAGAGCTCAACCCAGACACCTGCAG CGGGGCCATGGGGTGGCGTCCTGTGGACCAGGCCAGCTGGGGCTTCCCAGGAGTGTTAGGGGAGAATGAGGTTCACAGAAG gTGCCGGAAGCTGCGAAGGTGA
- the FKBP2 gene encoding peptidyl-prolyl cis-trans isomerase FKBP2 isoform X3 produces MRLSWVLTVLSICLSALVTAAGAEGKRKLQIGVKKRVDHCPIKSRKGDVLHMHYTGKLEDGTEFDSSLPQNQPFVFSLGTGQVIKGWDQGLLGMCEGEKRKLVIPSELGYGERGAPPKIPGGATLVFEVELLKIERRSEL; encoded by the exons ATGAGGCTGAGCTGGGTCCTGACAGTATTGTCCATCTGCCTGAGCGCCCTGGTCACGGCCGCCGGGGCCGAGGGCAAACGGAAGCTGCAGATCGGAGTCAAGAAACGGGTAGACCACTGTCCCATCAAATCACGCAAAGGGGACGTCCTGCACATGCACTACACG GGCAAGCTGGAAGATGGAACAGAGTTTGACAGCAGCCTGCCCCAGAACCAGCCCTTTGTCTTCTCCCTGGGCACGGGCCAGGTCATCAAGGGCTGGGACCAGGGGCTGCTAGG GATGTGTGAGGGGGAAAAGCGGAAGCTGGTGATCCCATCAGAGCTAG GGTACGGAGAGCGGGGAGCTCCCCCAAAGATTCCAG GCGGTGCAACCTTGGTGTTCGAGGTGGAGCTGCTCAAAATCGAGCGACGTTCAGAACTGTAG
- the FKBP2 gene encoding peptidyl-prolyl cis-trans isomerase FKBP2 isoform X1 — protein MARGVHAGAVSVVAVPGGAVGRELPRERWCGWSGLGGHPTRGQSGCPAGPRGLRVGAAPRAEAQDQPGGYPRRTGAPRSHPVAMCGCLGADPLRQPQRNMRLSWVLTVLSICLSALVTAAGAEGKRKLQIGVKKRVDHCPIKSRKGDVLHMHYTGKLEDGTEFDSSLPQNQPFVFSLGTGQVIKGWDQGLLGMCEGEKRKLVIPSELGYGERGAPPKIPGGATLVFEVELLKIERRSEL, from the exons ATGGCCCGGGGCGTCCACGCGGGGGCGGTCTCCGTGGTGGCCGTGCCTGGGGGCGCGGTAGGCCGAGAACTCCCCCGGGAGAGGTGGTGTGGGTGGAGCGGGCTCGGCGGCCACCCGACACGGGGCCAGTCTGGGTGCCCCGCAGGCCCCCGAGGGCTCAGAGTTGGGGCGGCGCCTCGGGCGGAGGCACAGGACCAGCCTGGGGGGTACCCCCGGAGGACAGGGGCTCCCCGGAGCCACCCAGTGGCGATGTGTGGGTGCCTCGGGGCCGACCCCCTGCGGCAGCCGCAGAG AAACATGAGGCTGAGCTGGGTCCTGACAGTATTGTCCATCTGCCTGAGCGCCCTGGTCACGGCCGCCGGGGCCGAGGGCAAACGGAAGCTGCAGATCGGAGTCAAGAAACGGGTAGACCACTGTCCCATCAAATCACGCAAAGGGGACGTCCTGCACATGCACTACACG GGCAAGCTGGAAGATGGAACAGAGTTTGACAGCAGCCTGCCCCAGAACCAGCCCTTTGTCTTCTCCCTGGGCACGGGCCAGGTCATCAAGGGCTGGGACCAGGGGCTGCTAGG GATGTGTGAGGGGGAAAAGCGGAAGCTGGTGATCCCATCAGAGCTAG GGTACGGAGAGCGGGGAGCTCCCCCAAAGATTCCAG GCGGTGCAACCTTGGTGTTCGAGGTGGAGCTGCTCAAAATCGAGCGACGTTCAGAACTGTAG
- the VEGFB gene encoding vascular endothelial growth factor B isoform X8 produces MSPLLRRLLLAALLQLAPAQVSSLLQGPVSQPDAPGHQKKVVSWIDVYARATCQPREVVVPLTMELMGTVAKQLVPSCVTVQRCGGCCPDDGLECVPTGQHQVRMQILMIRYPSSQLGEMSLEEHSQCECRPKKRESAVKLDRCRKLRR; encoded by the exons ATGAGCCCCCTGCTCCGCCGCCTGCTGCTCGCCGCGCTCCTGCAGCTGGCCCCCGCCCAG GTTTCTTCTCTCCTGCAGGGCCCGGTCTCCCAGCCTGATGCCCCTGGTCATCAGAAGAAAG TGGTGTCATGGATAGACGTGTATGCTCGTGCCACCTGCCAGCCGCGGGAGGTTGTGGTGCCCCTGACCatggagctcatgggcactgtggCCAAGCAACTGGTGCCCAGCTGCGTGACGGTGCAGCGCTGTGGCGGCTGCTGCCCTGACGACGGCCTGGAGTGTGTGCCCACTGGGCAGCACCAAGTCCGAATGCAG ATCCTCATGATCCGCTACCCAAGCAGTCAGCTGGGGGAGATGTCCCTGGAAGAACACAGCCAGTGTGAATGCAG ACCAAAAAAACGAGAGAGTGCTGTGAAGCTGGACAG gTGCCGGAAGCTGCGAAGGTGA
- the DNAJC4 gene encoding dnaJ homolog subfamily C member 4 isoform X7 produces the protein MRFGPLSTGLAPVTTMNCWGCILVPALKKLNELSSPSPKRIGHGKGDEGSPAPPQLHPDRDPRNPALHSRFVELSEAYQVLSHEQSRRSYDHQLRSAASPKCPGTTAHPRSAHQAHSSSWAPPNAKYWAQFHEVRPQGPESRQQQHKHNRRVLGYCLLIMLAGMGLHYVAFRKLEQMHRSFMDEKDRIITAIYNDTRARARAKRARLQEEQRLGPQLQPPPGPPQGPGIVPPGPSP, from the exons CATCCTGGTGCCAGCGCTGAAGAAGTTAAACGAGCTTTCTTCTCCAAGTCCAAAGAG GATAGGTCATGGGAAGGGAGATGAGGGGagtcctgccccaccccagctgcACCCTGACCGGGACCCCAGGAACCCAGCCCTGCACAGCCGCTTTGTGGAGCTGAGTGAAGCGTACCAAGTGCTGAGCCATGAGCAGAGCCGCCGCAGCTATGACCACCAGCTCCGCTCGGCAGCTTCCCCAAAGTGTCCAGGAACCACAGCCCATCCCAGGTCTGCTCATCAGGCACACAG CAGCTCCTGGGCACCCCCCAATGCAAAATACTGGGCCCAGTTTCATGAAGTGAGGCCTCAGGGACCAGAGTCAAGGCAGCAGCAGCACAAGCACAACCGGCGGGTGCTGGGGTACTGCCTCCTGATCATGCTGGCAGGCATGGGCCTGCACTATGTTGCCTTCAG GAAGCTGGAGCAGATGCATCGTAGCTTCATGGATGAAAAGGATCGGATCATCACAGCCATCTACAATGACACTCGGGCCCGGGCCAG GGCCAAGAGAGCCAGGCTCCAGGAGGAGCAACGGCTGGGGCCGCAGCTGCAGCCACCACCCGGGCCTCCTCAAGGCCCCGGGATCGTGCCCCCCGGCCCCAGCCCCTGA
- the PPP1R14B gene encoding LOW QUALITY PROTEIN: protein phosphatase 1 regulatory subunit 14B (The sequence of the model RefSeq protein was modified relative to this genomic sequence to represent the inferred CDS: inserted 1 base in 1 codon; deleted 1 base in 1 codon) encodes MLQLPPGAPAAAXRSGAVRSRAHELTRASGPEPAGGRPGGGGAGRGPTAHVAPAAAMADSGPAGGAALAAPAPGPGSGGPGPRVYFQSPPGAAGEGPGGADDEGPVRRQGKVTVKYDRKELRKRLNLEEWILEQLTRLYDCQEEEIPELEIDVDELLDMESDDTRAARVKELLVDCYKPTEAFISGLLDKIRGMQKLSTPQKK; translated from the exons ATGCTGCAGCTGCCCCCGggcgcccccgccgccg ctcGCAGCGGAGCCGTGCGGAGCCGAGCTCACGAGCTAACCCGAGCCAGCGGCCCGGAGCCAGCCGGCGGGCGTCCCGGAGGCGGCGGCGCAGGGAGGGGCCCGACG GCGCACGTGGCCCCGGCGGCCGCCATGGCGGACAGCGGCCCCGCAGGGGGCGCGGCGTTGGCGGCTCCGGCCCCTGGACCGGGGAGTGGCGGCCCAGGGCCCCGCGTCTACTTTCAGAGCCCCCCTGGGGCTGCAGGCGAGGGCCCGGGCGGCGCGGACGACGAGGGCCCAGTGAGGCGCCAAGGGAAGGTCACGGTCAAGTACGACCGCAAGGAACTACGGAAGCGCCTCAACCTGGAGGAGTGGATCCTGGAGCAGCTCACTCGCCTCTACGACTGCCAG gaagaGGAGATCCCGGAGCTGGAGATTGACGTGGATGAACTCCTGGACATGGAGAGTGATGATACCCGAGCTGCCAGGGTCAAG GAGCTGCTGGTTGACTGTTACAAACCCACTGAG gcctTCATCTCTGGCCTGCTGGACAAGATCCGGGGCATGCAGAAGCTGAGCACACCCCAGAAGAAGTAA
- the FKBP2 gene encoding peptidyl-prolyl cis-trans isomerase FKBP2 isoform X2: MTRLRRDGSRTGVDSGGAARRNMRLSWVLTVLSICLSALVTAAGAEGKRKLQIGVKKRVDHCPIKSRKGDVLHMHYTGKLEDGTEFDSSLPQNQPFVFSLGTGQVIKGWDQGLLGMCEGEKRKLVIPSELGYGERGAPPKIPGGATLVFEVELLKIERRSEL, translated from the exons ATGACGCGCCTGCGCAGAGACGGCAGCAGGACTGGGGTTGACTCCGGGGGCGCGGCGAggag AAACATGAGGCTGAGCTGGGTCCTGACAGTATTGTCCATCTGCCTGAGCGCCCTGGTCACGGCCGCCGGGGCCGAGGGCAAACGGAAGCTGCAGATCGGAGTCAAGAAACGGGTAGACCACTGTCCCATCAAATCACGCAAAGGGGACGTCCTGCACATGCACTACACG GGCAAGCTGGAAGATGGAACAGAGTTTGACAGCAGCCTGCCCCAGAACCAGCCCTTTGTCTTCTCCCTGGGCACGGGCCAGGTCATCAAGGGCTGGGACCAGGGGCTGCTAGG GATGTGTGAGGGGGAAAAGCGGAAGCTGGTGATCCCATCAGAGCTAG GGTACGGAGAGCGGGGAGCTCCCCCAAAGATTCCAG GCGGTGCAACCTTGGTGTTCGAGGTGGAGCTGCTCAAAATCGAGCGACGTTCAGAACTGTAG